The following are encoded in a window of Rosa chinensis cultivar Old Blush chromosome 4, RchiOBHm-V2, whole genome shotgun sequence genomic DNA:
- the LOC112197543 gene encoding ABC transporter B family member 4 translates to MGDQENPLDGDHVIREEAAASKSQSAVPESQNGPESRSNKEDASKSKEGGTKAVPFFKLFSFADSMDYLLMSVGTIGAIGNGVCMPLMTIIMGEVINSFGESGNSNKVVDTVSKVALKYVYLALGAAAASFLQMSCWMITGERQAARIRCLYLKTILRQDVSFFDKETNTGEIIGRMSGDTVLIQEAMGEKVGTCIQLVATFFGGFIIAFVKGWLLTLVMLSSIPALVISGATMSIIISKLASRGQAAYSAGATVVEQTIGSIRTVASFTGEKQAITKYNNSITKAYKSGVQEGLASGLGIGSVMLIIFCSYALAIWYGGKMILEKGYKGGDVMNVVFAVLTGSLSLGQTSPCLAAFASGKAAAYKMFETISRNPEIDASDTKGKQLQDIKGDIELRDVHFSYPARPDEHIFRGFSLTIPSGATAALVGESGSGKSTVISLIERFYDPQAGEVLIDGVNLKEFQLKWIRQKIGLVSQEPVLFTCSIRDNIGYGKDGATTEEIRAAAELANAAKFIDKLPQGLDTMVGEHGTQLSGGQKQRVAIARAILKNPRILLLDEATSALDAESERVVQEALDRIMVNRTTVIVAHRLSTVRNADTIAVIHRGTIVEQGPHSELVKDPEGAYSQLIRLQETRTVSEQTGVNDQDRPDISSDSRRQSSQRFSLLRSISRGSSGKANSGRHSFSISYGGAPTAIGILETNPDEPDTHAPASSKGHPEVSLGRLAALNKPEIPVLLLGTLAAAANGVILPVFGILISSVIKTFFEPPDQLSKDSKFWALIFVVLGVASFLAQPSRAYLFGVAGCKLIRRVRSKCFEKVVYMDVGWFDESDHSSGAIGARLSTDAASLRGLVGDALGLLVQNLATAVAGLVIAFVANWQLALIILVLLPLLGLSGYFQVKLMKGFSADAKKMYEDASQVANDAVGSIRTIASFCAEEKVMELYQKKCEGPIKNGIRQGLVSGIGFGLSFFFLFSVYACSFYAGAQLVEAGKTEFSDVFRVFFALTMTAVGISQSSSLAPDISKGKSSASSIFAILDGKSKIDSSDDSGTTIENVKGDIELRHVSFKYPTRPNVPIFQDLCLTIRHGKTVALVGESGSGKSTVISLLQRFYDPDSGHITLDGIEIQKLQLKWLRQQMGLVSQEPLLFNDTIRANIAYGKDGNATEGEIIAAAELANAHKFISSLQQGYDTVVGERGVQMSGGQKQRVAIARAIMKEPKILLLDEATSALDAESERVVQDALDRVMVDRTTVVVAHRLSTIRSADLIAVVKNGVIAEKGKHETLINIKDGTYASLVALHASASS, encoded by the exons ATGGGTGATCAGGAGAATCCTTTGGATGGAGATCATGTGATCAGAGAGGAAGCTGCCGCGTCGAAAAGTCAATCAGCAGTGCCGGAATCCCAGAATGGACCGGAAAGTAGGAGTAACAAGGAAGATGCAAGCAAGAGCAAGGAGGGTGGCACCAAGGCAGTACCCTTTTTCAAGCTCTTCTCATTTGCTGATTCCATGGATTACTTGTTAATGTCGGTTGGTACGATTGGCGCTATCGGAAATGGAGTGTGTATGCCTCTAATGACCATAATCATGGGAGAAGTGATTAATTCTTTTGGAGAATCTGGGAATTCCAATAAAGTGGTTGACACAGTGTCTAAG GTGGCTCTAAAGTATGTCTACTTGGCTTTGGGAGCCGCAGCTGCTTCATTTCTAC AGATGTCTTGTTGGATGATCACCGGAGAGAGACAGGCTGCGAGAATTAGATGTTTATACTTGAAAACAATATTGAGGCAAGATGTAAGCTTTTTTGATAAAGAAACTAACACTGGAGAAATTATTGGGAGGATGTCAGGTGATACTGTGCTCATTCAGGAGGCCATGGGAGAGAAG GTAGGAACTTGTATCCAGTTAGTTGCAACATTCTTTGGAGGCTTTATCATAGCCTTTGTTAAGGGATGGCTTCTTACCCTGGTCATGCTTTCTTCTATCCCCGCTCTGGTCATCTCTGGTGCTACCATGAGCATCATCATATCAAAGTTGGCATCTCGTGGACAAGCTGCTTATTCAGCGGGAGCAACTGTGGTTGAGCAGACAATTGGTTCAATAAGAACT GTTGCATCATTTACAGGGGAGAAACAAGCTATAACTAAGTACAACAACTCTATTACTAAAGCTTACAAGTCTGGTGTGCAAGAGGGTTTGGCATCTGGGTTGGGTATCGGTTCAGTTATGCTTATTATCTTCTGTAGTTATGCTCTGGCTATATGGTATGGCGGAAAAATGATACTTGAAAAGGGATATAAAGGAGGAGATGTCATGAATGTAGTTTTTGCTGTGTTGACTGGCTCCTT GTCTCTTGGGCAGACATCTCCATGCTTGGCAGCATTTGCTTCTGGGAAAGCTGCAGCTTACAAGATGTTTGAGACAATTAGCAGAAACCCAGAGATAGATGCTTCTGATACTAAAGGGAAGCAATTACAAGATATTAAAGGAGACATAGAACTGAGGGATGTTCATTTTAGTTATCCTGCAAGACCAGATGAACATATATTCCGTGGATTTTCTCTCACAATACCTAGTGGTGCAACTGCTGCTTTGGTAGGAGAGAGCGGAAGTGGTAAATCGACTGTAATCAGTTTGATCGAGAGATTTTATGACCCACAGGCTGGTGAAGTTCTTATTGATGGTGTCAATCTCAAAGAGTTCCAGCTGAAATGGATCAGACAGAAAATAGGTCTTGTCAGCCAGGAACCTGTATTGTTTACTTGCAGCATTAGAGATAATATTGGCTATGGGAAGGATGGTGCAACTACTGAAGAGATAAGGGCTGCTGCTGAGCTTGCCAATGCTGCTAAATTCATAGACAAACTTCCTCAG GGACTAGATACAATGGTGGGTGAGCATGGAACTCAACTATCTGGGGGCCAAAAGCAGAGAGTTGCTATAGCTCGAGCAATTCTAAAAAACCCAAGAATTCTACTTCTAGATGAAGCCACAAGTGCTCTTGATGCAGAATCTGAGAGAGTTGTGCAGGAGGCACTGGATAGAATTATGGTTAACCGGACTACTGTCATAGTAGCCCATCGCTTGAGCACAGTAAGGAATGCTGATACCATTGCTGTCATACATCGAGGAACAATTGTTGAACAAG GACCACATTCCGAGCTAGTTAAGGATCCTGAGGGAGCATATAGCCAGCTTATAAGATTACAAGAAACAAGAACTGTGTCAGAACAGACTGGTGTAAATGATCAGGATAGGCCAGATATTTCTTCTGATTCTCGGAGACAGTCAAGTCAAAGATTTTCTTTATTAAGATCCATAAGCCGTGGATCATCTGGAAAAGCAAATAGTGGTCGTCACTCATTCTCAATCTCATATGGTGGTGCGCCTACTGCAATCGGCATCCTTGAAACAAATCCTGATGAACCTGATACTCATGCTCCAGCATCATCTAAAGGGCATCCAGAAGTCTCACTTGGCCGCCTAGCTGCCCTGAACAAGCCAGAGATCCCAGTGCTGCTTCTTGGTACTTTAGCTGCAGCAGCCAACGGGGTGATCTTACCTGTTTTTGGGATACTAATATCTAGTGTAATCAAGACCTTCTTTGAGCCACCTGACCAACTGAGTAAGGATTCAAAGTTTTGGGCATTAATCTTTGTTGTTCTTGGAGTTGCATCATTCTTGGCACAACCATCAAGAGCATACCTTTTTGGTGTGGCTGGATGTAAGTTGATAAGAAGAGTTCGATCAAAGTGCTTTGAGAAGGTGGTTTACATGGACGTAGGTTGGTTTGATGAGTCTGATCATTCAAGTGGTGCAATTGGGGCAAGGCTTTCTACAGATGCGGCTTCTCTAAGAGGGttggttggagatgctctaggTTTATTGGTTCAGAATTTAGCAACTGCAGTTGCCGGCCTAGTTATTGCTTTTgtagcaaattggcaattggCTCTTATAATTCTTGTCCTGCTGCCACTGTTAGGACTTAGTGGATATTTTCAAGTCAAGTTAATGAAAGGGTTCAGTGCAGATGCAAAG AAAATGTACGAGGACGCAAGCCAAGTAGCCAATGATGCTGTTGGGAGTATTAGAACAATTGCTTCCTTTTGTGCTGAAGAGAAGGTGATGGAACTGTACCAGAAAAAATGTGAAGGTCCTATTAAAAATGGGATAAGACAAGGCTTAGTTAGCGGAATTGGTTTTGGGCTATCGTTCTTTTTCCTATTTTCAGTGTATGCCTGCAGTTTCTACGCTGGAGCCCAACTTGTTGAAGCAGGCAAGACAGAATTTTCTGACGTGTTTCGG GTTTTCTTTGCTCTCACTATGACAGCTGTAGGAATATCTCAGTCGAGCTCCCTAGCCCCTGATATAAGTAAAGGAAAGAGTTCCGCTTCTTCCATATTTGCAATTCTTGACGGCAAGTCAAAAATAGACTCTAGTGACGACTCTGGAACTACAATAGAAAATGTGAAGGGAGATATTGAACTACGCCATGTCAGCTTCAAGTATCCAACTAGACCCAACGTGCCAATCTTCCAGGATCTTTGCTTGACCATTCGTCATGGCAAG ACGGTTGCTCTGGTTGGAGAAAGTGGTAGTGGGAAGTCGACAGTGATCTCATTGTTGCAGAGATTTTATGACCCTGATTCAGGTCACATTACATTAGATGGAATCGAAATCCAAAAGCTACAATTGAAGTGGTTGAGACAGCAAATGGGGCTGGTGAGCCAAGAGCCTCTGCTGTTTAATGACACTATCCGTGCCAACATTGCATATGGAAAGGATGGGAATGCAACCGAAGGTGAAATTATAGCTGCAGCAGAATTGGCAAATGCCCACAAGTTCATTAGTAGCTTACAACAG GGTTACGATACAGTAGTAGGAGAGCGGGGGGTCCAAATGTCAGGTGGACAGAAACAGAGGGTGGCAATTGCACGAGCTATTATGAAGGAGCCAAAGATATTACTCCTAGATGAGGCCACCAGTGCACTTGATGCTGAGTCTGAACGAGTCGTTCAAGACGCATTGGACAGAGTAATGGTGGATCGAACAACAGTGGTGGTTGCTCATCGGTTATCGACAATCAGAAGTGCAGATTTGATAGCAGTGGTAAAGAATGGGGTCATTGcagagaaaggaaagcatgagaCTTTGATCAATATCAAGGATGGCACTTATGCTTCTCTGGTAGCATTACATGCAAGTGCCTCATCTTAG
- the LOC112199534 gene encoding ABC transporter B family member 11-like isoform X1: protein MLAYKAMLAWKYSKFIIPFPDKCCDLITQVGSMAEENPSVGDVITKQYTAPNKRSAVAAVSKECEQNISKSKEDGTNTVPYYKLFSFADSLDYLLMSVGTISAIGNGLCMPLMTIVTGDVIDSFGEIRNIKEVSNAVSKVALKFVYLALGAAAASFLQMSCWMITGERQAA, encoded by the exons ATGCTTGCTTATAAAGCAATGCTTGCGTGGAAGTACAGCAAATTCATCATCCCATTTCCAGATAAGTG CTGTGATCTTATCACTCAAGTGGGAAGCATGGCTGAGGAGAATCCTTCAGTTGGAGATGTAATCACCAAGCAATATACTGCACCAAATAAGCGCTCAGCAGTGGCGGCGGTTTCCAAAGAATGTGAACAAAATATAAGCAAAAGCAAGGAGGATGGAACAAATACAGTACCATATTACAAGCTTTTCTCCTTTGCTGACTCCCTGGATTACCTGTTAATGTCTGTTGGTACAATCAGCGCCATTGGAAATGGACTCTGTATGCCTCTAATGACCATTGTCACGGGAGATGTGATTGATTCATTTGGAGAAATTAGGAACATCAAGGAAGTGTCTAATGCAGTTTCCAAG GTAGCTTTGAAGTTCGTTTACTTGGCTCTGGGGGCTGCTGCTGCATCATTTCTAC AGATGTCTTGCTGGATGATCACTGGAGAGAGACAGGCTGCATGA
- the LOC112199534 gene encoding ABC transporter B family member 11-like isoform X2, with protein MAEENPSVGDVITKQYTAPNKRSAVAAVSKECEQNISKSKEDGTNTVPYYKLFSFADSLDYLLMSVGTISAIGNGLCMPLMTIVTGDVIDSFGEIRNIKEVSNAVSKVALKFVYLALGAAAASFLQMSCWMITGERQAA; from the exons ATGGCTGAGGAGAATCCTTCAGTTGGAGATGTAATCACCAAGCAATATACTGCACCAAATAAGCGCTCAGCAGTGGCGGCGGTTTCCAAAGAATGTGAACAAAATATAAGCAAAAGCAAGGAGGATGGAACAAATACAGTACCATATTACAAGCTTTTCTCCTTTGCTGACTCCCTGGATTACCTGTTAATGTCTGTTGGTACAATCAGCGCCATTGGAAATGGACTCTGTATGCCTCTAATGACCATTGTCACGGGAGATGTGATTGATTCATTTGGAGAAATTAGGAACATCAAGGAAGTGTCTAATGCAGTTTCCAAG GTAGCTTTGAAGTTCGTTTACTTGGCTCTGGGGGCTGCTGCTGCATCATTTCTAC AGATGTCTTGCTGGATGATCACTGGAGAGAGACAGGCTGCATGA